The following coding sequences are from one Haloferax litoreum window:
- a CDS encoding amidohydrolase family protein: MVAMPSKASAENSIVSIEDLDHVVDCDFHLTERPSDFLPYVDSPWDEILARPLEDIHKGRFLSPLYPKSGILNVGRTTGRIPPTKVTTPEDVREGMEELGVTEPILNAGTNLSLGVVHHDELAVALANAYNRWVTETFFDEGFRGAAVIAPHRPNDAAEEIDRVSKEKGVIGILLPSGGVTPPLGHEMYRPIFEACESAGLPLLLHGTANGAWQSQPLQHRWLNRHMSIHAVSHPFDHMTHLTSMLTAGVPALYPDLDFVVQEAGIGWVPYLMRRLDHELPANVEDAPLLEMAPSKYIRRQFYFTTQPVEGTHDHEYVRAMIRLMSGGTNLMFSSDYPHYDFDNTDHLLNVLRPAFSDEEIANIYGETARKVYDL, translated from the coding sequence ATGGTAGCCATGCCGTCGAAGGCGTCCGCTGAGAATTCGATAGTATCGATAGAGGACCTCGACCACGTTGTCGACTGTGACTTCCACCTAACTGAACGCCCCTCAGACTTCCTTCCGTACGTCGATTCCCCGTGGGACGAGATACTCGCCCGACCGCTCGAAGACATCCACAAGGGACGGTTTCTCTCCCCGCTGTACCCGAAGTCTGGCATCCTCAACGTCGGGCGGACGACCGGACGCATCCCTCCGACGAAAGTCACGACGCCAGAAGACGTTCGGGAGGGGATGGAAGAACTGGGGGTGACGGAACCAATTTTGAACGCCGGCACCAATCTCTCACTCGGCGTCGTTCACCACGACGAACTCGCAGTCGCACTCGCGAACGCGTACAACCGCTGGGTGACCGAGACGTTCTTCGACGAGGGATTTCGGGGTGCTGCTGTTATTGCACCGCACCGTCCGAACGACGCCGCTGAAGAGATAGACCGTGTCTCCAAAGAGAAAGGGGTTATCGGGATTCTTTTGCCGAGTGGCGGCGTCACACCACCATTGGGCCACGAAATGTACCGTCCTATCTTCGAGGCATGTGAGAGCGCAGGCCTCCCATTACTTCTCCATGGAACGGCCAATGGCGCCTGGCAAAGCCAACCACTCCAACACCGGTGGTTGAACCGGCACATGTCGATTCACGCCGTGTCCCATCCGTTCGACCACATGACGCACTTAACGAGCATGCTCACTGCAGGGGTTCCCGCGCTGTACCCGGACCTCGACTTTGTCGTTCAGGAAGCAGGTATCGGTTGGGTACCGTACTTGATGCGCCGACTCGACCACGAACTGCCAGCGAACGTCGAAGATGCGCCGCTCCTCGAAATGGCACCGAGTAAGTACATCCGACGTCAGTTTTACTTCACCACCCAACCGGTAGAGGGCACTCACGACCACGAGTACGTTCGAGCGATGATTCGGTTGATGAGTGGTGGGACGAACCTGATGTTCTCATCGGATTACCCACACTACGATTTCGACAACACCGACCACCTACTCAACGTCCTTCGCCCGGCGTTTTCTGACGAGGAGATCGCGAACATCTACGGGGAGACTGCACGAAAGGTGTACGACCTATGA
- a CDS encoding Rieske (2Fe-2S) protein, with amino-acid sequence MSDDSRLHFVDSAADFGEGERRIVSLPHGDVAVIHTDKGYRALSNRCPHQDGPVGEGLVSKSLRLCPGGTGVSDLGVDPDRPVVSCPWHGWQFFLEDGRHVSDPQYRIPTFDVVVRDGDVFVVG; translated from the coding sequence ATGAGTGACGATTCGAGGCTCCACTTCGTCGACTCGGCAGCCGACTTTGGAGAAGGCGAGCGACGAATCGTGAGCCTTCCACATGGGGATGTCGCGGTTATTCACACAGACAAGGGGTACCGAGCGCTGTCAAATCGGTGTCCACATCAAGATGGCCCTGTCGGAGAGGGGTTAGTGAGTAAGTCGCTTCGTCTGTGCCCCGGAGGAACAGGTGTCTCAGACCTCGGTGTCGACCCGGACCGACCTGTTGTTTCGTGCCCGTGGCACGGATGGCAATTCTTTCTCGAAGATGGTCGCCACGTCAGCGACCCACAGTACCGAATCCCGACGTTCGACGTGGTCGTGCGTGACGGCGACGTGTTCGTCGTCGGTTGA
- a CDS encoding nuclear transport factor 2 family protein produces the protein MASASVDPVEVVQRYWTHLEAGEFEEAAAQFTDDVTYIHMPIFETRTIVNGRDELLHYFRDIRGKRDLDHILEKSVANEGECFVYGTGKGDAIDTEHVFGAYAELDDGKISHYSITNREKGEGDRRYG, from the coding sequence ATGGCATCAGCAAGTGTCGACCCCGTCGAGGTCGTCCAACGGTATTGGACTCACCTCGAGGCCGGAGAGTTCGAAGAGGCCGCTGCACAGTTCACAGACGACGTGACGTATATCCATATGCCAATCTTCGAGACGCGAACGATTGTCAATGGAAGAGACGAACTGTTGCACTATTTCCGGGATATCCGTGGGAAGCGTGATTTAGACCACATCCTCGAGAAATCAGTCGCAAACGAGGGGGAGTGCTTCGTGTATGGGACCGGAAAGGGTGATGCTATCGACACTGAGCACGTGTTCGGCGCCTACGCGGAACTCGACGACGGTAAGATTTCGCACTACTCGATCACCAACCGGGAGAAAGGAGAGGGAGACCGACGGTACGGATAA